Proteins encoded in a region of the Malaciobacter mytili LMG 24559 genome:
- a CDS encoding carbamoyltransferase family protein, protein MYILGISAYYHDSSVAIIKNEHIIAAVQEERFTRIKHDSNFPSQSIKYCLNEAGITLDEIDYIAFYDKPFIKFERLLETYLTEAPKGFKSFLMAIPIWLKEKLFLKETLAREFTLLFEELNPKKNEKEFKAFKKRVIEKFMFSEHHQSHAASAFYPSPYEEAAILTIDGVGEWTTTSIAYGKANNIKFLKEIHFPHSLGLLYSAFTYYTGFKVNSGEYKLMGLAPYGKPIYSDLIKEHLIHIKDDGSFKLDMSYFNYTSGLTMTSNKFHKLFGGKPRESESEITQKEMDLAASIQNVTEELVIKLANYAKKLTGAKNLCLAGGVALNCVSNGKILKENIFENIWIQPAAGDAGGSLGTAYCAYYQELNNPRTINLNELDKMQGSYLGPKFSNEEIKSYLDKVNAVYEFINNEDILIDKISTQLASQKVIGWHCGRMEFGPRSLGNRSILGDARSSKMQSIMNLKIKYRESFRPFAPSVLREKVNEWYDLNTHSPYMLFVALVKKEKCYKMTTEEKNLFGIEKLNIQRSIIPAVTHIDYSARIQTVHKETNPRYHKLISNFEEKTGCATIVNTSFNVRGEPIVCTPEDSYRCFMRTQMDILVIENFIIYKQNQPKYYNKENWHNEFKLD, encoded by the coding sequence ATGTATATTTTAGGAATATCTGCTTATTATCACGATAGTAGTGTTGCAATTATTAAAAATGAACATATTATAGCAGCAGTCCAAGAAGAAAGATTTACAAGAATTAAGCATGATAGTAATTTCCCAAGTCAATCAATTAAATATTGTTTAAATGAAGCAGGAATAACTTTAGATGAAATTGATTATATTGCTTTTTATGATAAACCTTTTATAAAATTTGAAAGATTACTTGAAACATATTTAACAGAAGCTCCAAAAGGCTTTAAATCATTTTTAATGGCTATTCCTATTTGGTTAAAAGAAAAACTTTTTTTAAAAGAAACATTAGCAAGAGAGTTTACTTTATTATTTGAAGAACTAAATCCAAAAAAAAATGAAAAAGAGTTTAAAGCATTTAAAAAAAGAGTAATTGAAAAGTTTATGTTTAGTGAACATCATCAAAGTCATGCTGCAAGCGCTTTTTATCCAAGCCCTTATGAGGAAGCAGCAATATTAACTATTGATGGAGTAGGAGAGTGGACTACAACATCTATTGCCTATGGAAAGGCAAATAATATTAAATTTTTAAAAGAGATTCATTTTCCACACTCTTTAGGATTATTATACTCTGCTTTTACCTATTATACGGGCTTTAAAGTAAATAGTGGTGAGTATAAACTTATGGGGCTTGCTCCATATGGAAAGCCTATTTATTCTGATTTAATTAAAGAACATCTTATTCATATAAAAGATGATGGCTCTTTTAAACTTGATATGAGTTATTTTAATTATACTTCTGGTTTAACTATGACTAGCAATAAATTTCATAAACTTTTTGGTGGTAAACCAAGAGAAAGTGAAAGTGAAATTACTCAAAAAGAGATGGATTTAGCTGCATCAATTCAAAATGTAACAGAAGAGTTAGTTATAAAATTAGCAAATTACGCAAAAAAACTAACAGGTGCTAAAAATCTTTGCTTAGCTGGTGGTGTGGCACTAAATTGTGTTAGTAATGGAAAAATTTTAAAAGAAAATATTTTTGAAAATATCTGGATACAACCTGCTGCTGGTGATGCAGGTGGGTCTTTAGGCACAGCTTATTGTGCTTACTACCAAGAGCTAAATAATCCACGAACTATTAATTTAAATGAACTAGATAAAATGCAAGGTTCATATTTAGGACCTAAATTTTCAAATGAAGAAATAAAATCTTATTTGGATAAAGTAAATGCAGTATATGAGTTTATAAATAATGAAGATATTCTTATTGATAAAATTTCAACACAATTAGCATCTCAAAAAGTTATTGGATGGCATTGTGGTAGGATGGAATTTGGACCAAGATCTTTAGGAAATAGAAGTATTTTAGGAGATGCAAGAAGCTCAAAAATGCAATCTATTATGAATTTAAAAATTAAATATAGAGAAAGCTTTAGACCTTTTGCCCCCTCTGTTTTAAGAGAAAAAGTAAATGAATGGTATGACTTAAATACACATAGTCCTTATATGTTATTTGTTGCTTTGGTTAAAAAAGAAAAATGTTATAAAATGACTACTGAAGAAAAAAATTTATTTGGTATAGAAAAACTAAATATACAAAGAAGTATAATTCCTGCTGTTACACATATTGATTATAGTGCAAGAATTCAAACTGTACATAAAGAAACTAATCCTAGGTATCATAAATTAATATCTAATTTTGAAGAAAAAACGGGTTGTGCAACGATTGTAAATACTTCTTTTAATGTAAGGGGAGAACCAATTGTATGTACCCCTGAAGATAGTTATAGATGCTTTATGCGAACACAGATGGATATTTTAGTTATTGAAAATTTTATTATTTATAAACAAAATCAACCAAAATACTATAATAAAGAAAATTGGCATAATGAATTTAAATTGGATTAA
- the hisH gene encoding imidazole glycerol phosphate synthase subunit HisH: MIGIIDYNMGNLASVYNACHLLDTKATIVQNPEELKNFDRIILPGVGAYADAMEHLNTTGMKEAIFGFAKTGKPMIGICLGMQLLFESSEEFGLTKGLGLIEGNVVKFDKSKMHEDFKIPHMGWNTIANKEHKLFEGLKNPYLYFVHSYHAVTNEKNIIGKTTYGYDFASAVNKDNIFGFQPHPEKSHDNGLKILKNFMNIK, encoded by the coding sequence GTGATTGGAATAATTGATTACAATATGGGAAACTTAGCAAGTGTTTATAATGCTTGTCATCTATTAGATACAAAAGCTACAATAGTACAAAACCCTGAAGAGTTAAAAAATTTTGATAGAATAATTCTTCCAGGAGTTGGTGCCTATGCCGATGCAATGGAACACTTAAATACAACAGGAATGAAAGAAGCAATTTTTGGATTTGCAAAAACAGGAAAACCAATGATTGGTATTTGTTTAGGTATGCAACTTTTATTTGAAAGTTCAGAAGAGTTTGGATTAACAAAAGGCTTAGGTTTAATTGAAGGTAATGTTGTAAAATTTGATAAATCAAAAATGCATGAAGATTTTAAAATACCTCATATGGGATGGAACACAATAGCAAATAAAGAACATAAACTATTTGAAGGACTAAAAAATCCTTATTTATACTTTGTTCACTCTTATCATGCAGTAACAAATGAAAAAAATATCATTGGTAAAACTACTTATGGATATGATTTTGCTAGTGCGGTAAACAAAGATAATATTTTTGGATTTCAACCTCATCCTGAAAAATCCCATGATAATGGTTTAAAGATTCTTAAAAATTTTATGAATATAAAATAA
- a CDS encoding DUF5989 family protein: protein MSILKELWDFMKVRKKYWLAPIIFLMLMLGAIIVLAQGSAVAPFIYTLF from the coding sequence ATGTCAATATTAAAAGAATTATGGGATTTTATGAAAGTTAGAAAAAAATATTGGTTAGCACCAATAATCTTTTTAATGCTTATGTTAGGAGCTATAATTGTACTTGCTCAAGGTAGTGCTGTAGCACCTTTTATATATACATTATTCTAA
- a CDS encoding OmpA family protein, whose amino-acid sequence MKKLLLSTIACASLVFAQSEYKYEITPLVGGVVTEGNMNLDDHYGVGGLSLGFNLENSMFDQIELGFLTSLGDVDYSDNKDTSVTRIFSNLIKEYELSAKSSLYALIGAGVEVYQNEAFKNESGLFGNYGVGFKYKINDNMALKTDIRHLIETDHGDNNLIYTVGLAIPFGKKAAPVVEEKPAVVEQKVIEPTPVELDSDNDGVVDSLDKCPNTPKGDIVDETGCSLKVDLNINFNFDSAKINNSYDSKIKKFAEFMKKYPSTKAKIEAHTDSIGSDEYNQKLSERRAASTVKALKAYNIDENRLKSFGYGESKPLATNDTKDGRAQNRRVEATIQK is encoded by the coding sequence ATGAAAAAACTGTTATTATCGACAATCGCGTGTGCAAGTTTAGTATTTGCGCAAAGTGAATATAAATATGAAATTACTCCACTTGTTGGAGGAGTAGTAACTGAAGGTAATATGAATTTGGATGACCACTATGGAGTGGGGGGATTAAGTTTAGGCTTCAATCTTGAAAATAGCATGTTTGATCAAATTGAATTAGGTTTCTTAACAAGTCTTGGAGATGTTGATTATTCAGATAATAAAGATACATCTGTAACAAGAATTTTCTCTAACTTAATTAAAGAGTATGAATTATCAGCTAAAAGTTCTTTATATGCTTTAATTGGAGCTGGAGTTGAAGTTTATCAAAATGAAGCTTTTAAAAATGAAAGTGGTTTATTTGGAAACTATGGTGTAGGTTTTAAATATAAAATCAATGATAACATGGCATTAAAAACTGATATTAGACATTTAATTGAAACTGATCATGGTGATAATAATCTAATTTATACAGTTGGATTAGCAATACCTTTTGGTAAAAAAGCTGCTCCTGTTGTGGAAGAAAAACCAGCAGTTGTTGAACAAAAAGTTATTGAGCCTACACCTGTTGAATTAGATTCAGATAATGATGGAGTTGTAGATTCATTAGATAAGTGTCCAAATACTCCAAAAGGTGATATTGTAGATGAAACAGGTTGTTCTTTAAAAGTAGATTTAAATATTAATTTTAATTTTGATAGTGCAAAAATCAATAACTCATATGATTCAAAAATTAAAAAATTTGCTGAATTTATGAAAAAATATCCAAGCACTAAAGCTAAAATTGAAGCACATACTGATTCAATTGGAAGTGATGAATATAACCAAAAACTATCTGAAAGAAGAGCTGCATCAACTGTAAAAGCTTTAAAAGCTTATAATATTGATGAAAATAGATTAAAATCTTTTGGATATGGTGAATCAAAACCACTTGCTACAAATGATACAAAAGATGGTAGAGCTCAAAATAGAAGAGTAGAAGCTACTATTCAAAAATAA
- a CDS encoding SxtJ family membrane protein: MFGKIKKKELISFGLIWAFLFFIIGLYPLVYSKDLRVWSIIIASIILIILIIKPEILNKFYIIWIKFGEFIGKFMSKIIMFILYFGIFTPTSFVLKILKKDLLRKKINKQENSYWISRDTQPQSMKKQF, translated from the coding sequence ATGTTTGGAAAAATTAAAAAAAAAGAATTGATTTCTTTTGGTTTAATTTGGGCTTTTTTATTTTTTATAATAGGTTTATATCCACTAGTTTATAGTAAAGATTTAAGAGTTTGGTCTATTATTATTGCAAGTATTATATTAATTATCTTAATTATAAAACCCGAGATTTTAAATAAATTTTATATCATTTGGATAAAATTTGGTGAATTTATTGGAAAATTTATGTCAAAAATAATTATGTTTATTTTATATTTTGGCATATTTACTCCAACTTCTTTTGTTTTAAAAATACTAAAAAAAGATTTGCTAAGAAAAAAAATTAATAAACAAGAGAATTCTTATTGGATTTCAAGAGATACTCAACCCCAATCAATGAAAAAACAATTTTAG
- a CDS encoding TIGR01777 family oxidoreductase produces MKTIAITGASGFVGSSLTTFFQKYGYKVVAISRDILNNKEKLQELMANSNIVINLAGANIISRWTPEYKQLLYSSRIDTTSKIVEAINNSETKPELLISTSAVGIYDNKDTYDEKGNFSNDFLSTLCQRWEEEAKKANTKVSIFRFGIVLGKKGGAFAKMLTPFKLGLGGVIGSGNQAFSFIHIDDLLNAYKFVIDNNLADTFNLTAPKPTTNLGLTRALGKAVKRPTFFPVPEFVLKLIFSEGAKVLTDGQDVVPKKLLSLGFKFKYNDIQETVNSLV; encoded by the coding sequence ATGAAAACTATAGCAATAACAGGAGCAAGTGGCTTTGTAGGTTCTTCACTTACAACTTTTTTTCAAAAATATGGATATAAAGTAGTTGCTATTTCAAGAGATATTTTAAATAATAAAGAAAAACTTCAAGAACTTATGGCAAATAGTAATATAGTAATAAACCTTGCAGGTGCAAATATTATTAGTAGATGGACGCCTGAATATAAACAATTACTATACTCTAGTAGAATTGATACAACTTCAAAAATAGTTGAAGCTATAAATAATAGTGAAACTAAGCCTGAATTACTTATTTCAACTTCTGCTGTTGGTATTTATGATAATAAAGATACTTATGATGAAAAAGGAAATTTTTCAAATGATTTTTTATCAACTCTTTGCCAAAGATGGGAAGAAGAAGCTAAAAAAGCAAATACAAAAGTATCTATTTTTAGATTTGGTATAGTACTGGGTAAAAAAGGTGGAGCTTTTGCAAAAATGCTTACACCTTTTAAACTAGGACTTGGTGGAGTTATTGGAAGTGGAAATCAGGCTTTTTCATTTATTCATATAGATGATTTATTAAATGCTTATAAATTTGTAATTGATAATAATTTAGCTGATACTTTTAATTTAACTGCTCCAAAACCAACTACAAATTTAGGCCTTACAAGAGCCTTAGGAAAAGCAGTAAAAAGACCTACTTTTTTCCCTGTTCCAGAATTTGTTTTAAAACTTATTTTTAGTGAAGGTGCAAAAGTTTTAACAGATGGACAAGATGTGGTTCCTAAAAAACTATTAAGTTTAGGTTTTAAATTTAAATACAATGATATACAAGAGACTGTAAATAGTCTAGTTTAA
- the lepA gene encoding translation elongation factor 4 produces the protein MQKNIRNFSIIAHIDHGKSTLADRIIQECGAISEREMSAQIMDTMDIEQERGITIKAQSVRLNYEKDGEKYILNLIDTPGHVDFSYEVSRSLASSEGALLIVDSTQGVEAQTIANVYIALDNNLELLPVVNKIDLPSADPDRVLQEVEEAIGLDCTEHNLVSAKTGLGVKDLIDSIVDRIPAPNGDENAPAKALIYDSWFDNYLGALALVRVYEGSIKKGQMLKMMNTKVQHPVLNLMYPHPIKRENTNEIKTGEIGIVVLGLKTLDGIAVGDTMTDAKNPTLEPIDGFEPAKPFVFAGIYPIETDKFEDLREALIKLQLNDSSISFEPESSAALGSGFRTGFLGMLHMEVIKERLEREFDLDLIATAPTVVYEVLKKDGEKVIIQNPSELPEPNYIETIFEPYVKATILVPDEFLGNVIKLLNEKRAIQIKMDYLGKRVLLEYDIPMNEIVMDFYDKLKSTTKGYASFDYEPIGFRPGNLKKLDVRVAGDIVDALSIIVPEEKAVARGREFIKALKELIPRQLFEVAVQASIGTTIIARETVKSMGKNVTAKCYGGDITRKRKLLEKQKAGKKRMKAIGKVNVPQEAFMAVLKI, from the coding sequence TTGCAAAAAAATATTAGAAATTTTAGTATTATTGCTCATATTGACCACGGAAAATCTACTCTAGCAGATAGAATTATTCAAGAGTGTGGGGCTATTAGTGAAAGAGAAATGTCAGCACAAATTATGGATACTATGGATATAGAACAAGAGCGTGGAATTACTATTAAAGCTCAAAGTGTTAGATTAAACTATGAAAAAGATGGAGAAAAATATATTTTAAATCTTATTGACACTCCAGGACACGTTGACTTTTCATATGAAGTAAGTAGAAGTTTAGCTTCATCTGAGGGTGCATTACTTATTGTTGATTCAACACAAGGTGTAGAAGCTCAAACAATTGCAAATGTATATATTGCTCTTGATAATAATTTAGAACTATTACCAGTTGTAAATAAAATTGATTTACCAAGTGCAGACCCAGATAGAGTTTTACAAGAAGTTGAAGAAGCTATTGGACTTGATTGTACTGAACACAACTTAGTAAGTGCAAAAACTGGTCTTGGAGTTAAAGACTTAATAGATTCTATTGTTGATAGAATCCCAGCTCCAAATGGAGATGAAAATGCTCCTGCAAAAGCTTTAATTTATGACTCTTGGTTTGATAACTATCTTGGTGCTTTGGCTTTAGTTAGAGTATATGAAGGAAGTATTAAAAAAGGTCAAATGCTAAAAATGATGAACACAAAAGTTCAACATCCAGTTTTAAATCTTATGTATCCTCATCCTATTAAAAGAGAAAATACAAATGAGATAAAAACAGGAGAAATTGGAATCGTTGTATTGGGACTTAAAACTCTTGATGGTATTGCTGTTGGGGATACAATGACTGATGCAAAAAATCCAACTTTAGAACCTATTGATGGATTTGAACCAGCGAAACCTTTTGTATTTGCAGGAATTTATCCAATAGAAACTGATAAATTTGAAGATTTAAGAGAAGCCTTAATAAAACTTCAACTAAATGACTCATCAATTTCATTTGAGCCAGAAAGTTCAGCTGCTCTTGGAAGTGGATTTAGAACTGGATTTTTAGGTATGCTTCATATGGAAGTTATAAAAGAAAGACTTGAAAGAGAGTTTGATTTAGATTTAATTGCAACTGCTCCTACTGTTGTATATGAAGTATTAAAAAAAGATGGAGAAAAAGTAATTATTCAAAATCCATCTGAGCTTCCTGAACCAAACTATATAGAAACTATTTTTGAACCATATGTGAAAGCTACTATTTTAGTTCCTGATGAATTTTTAGGCAATGTTATTAAGCTTTTAAATGAAAAAAGAGCTATTCAAATTAAAATGGATTACTTAGGGAAAAGAGTTCTTTTAGAGTATGATATTCCTATGAATGAAATTGTAATGGATTTTTATGATAAGTTAAAATCTACAACAAAAGGATATGCCTCTTTTGATTATGAACCAATAGGTTTTAGACCAGGTAATCTAAAAAAACTTGATGTTAGAGTTGCTGGAGATATAGTTGATGCTTTATCTATTATTGTACCTGAAGAAAAAGCAGTTGCAAGGGGTAGAGAGTTTATCAAAGCCTTAAAAGAACTAATTCCTAGACAACTTTTTGAAGTGGCAGTTCAAGCAAGTATTGGAACTACAATTATTGCAAGAGAGACTGTAAAATCTATGGGGAAAAATGTTACTGCTAAGTGTTATGGTGGGGATATTACAAGAAAAAGAAAACTACTTGAAAAACAAAAAGCAGGTAAAAAAAGAATGAAAGCCATAGGAAAAGTTAATGTGCCACAAGAGGCATTTATGGCTGTTTTAAAAATCTAA
- a CDS encoding ComF family protein: MHCILCENLSFYIICKNCQNRYLQPSFYKREIEDGFFNYSFYALSEIQELINSKYYFYGDKVYKILAYLSFKTFALNFSYKQKVFAIAIDDHTRHDFSHTAILASSLKSKYILPKYNILKAQNHIKYAGKDLKYRQKNPRRFKVKNLTKQTTILCDDLITTGSTILEAKKALENKNNQVLFSLTLADAKI; the protein is encoded by the coding sequence ATGCATTGTATATTATGTGAAAATTTATCTTTTTATATTATTTGTAAAAATTGTCAAAATAGATATTTACAACCATCTTTTTATAAAAGAGAGATAGAAGATGGTTTTTTTAACTACTCTTTTTATGCTCTTAGTGAAATTCAAGAACTAATAAATTCAAAATATTATTTCTATGGAGATAAGGTTTATAAAATACTTGCTTATTTATCTTTTAAAACCTTTGCTTTAAATTTTTCATACAAACAAAAAGTTTTTGCAATTGCTATTGATGACCATACTAGACATGATTTTTCCCATACTGCAATTTTAGCTTCTTCACTAAAATCAAAATATATTTTGCCTAAATATAATATTTTAAAAGCACAAAATCATATAAAATATGCGGGAAAAGATTTAAAATATAGACAAAAAAATCCAAGAAGATTTAAAGTAAAAAATCTCACTAAACAAACAACAATTCTATGTGATGATTTAATTACTACGGGTAGTACAATATTAGAAGCTAAAAAGGCTTTAGAAAATAAAAACAACCAAGTTTTATTTTCTTTAACCCTAGCTGATGCTAAAATTTAG
- a CDS encoding ribose-phosphate pyrophosphokinase, whose product MSCFKLFSGSANPEFARKVGEYLNEPIGEATLNKFSDGEISVQITESVRGQDVFIIQPTCAPTNDNLMELLIMIDALKRSSAKSISAVIPYYGYARQDRKAAPRVPISAKLVADLLEKAGINRVITIDLHAAQIQGFFNVPVDNLFGSIMFVNYIKSKKLANPIIASPDIGGVARARSYANKLGYDLVIVDKKREKANVSEVMNIIGDVNGKDVILVDDMVDTAGTLVKAAEVLKKKGATSVMACCTHGVLSGPAYERIENGVLDELVISDTIPSKQTSSKITVLTASEIIGETIKRIHNNESVNSIFKY is encoded by the coding sequence ATGTCATGTTTTAAACTTTTTAGTGGTTCTGCGAACCCTGAGTTTGCTAGGAAAGTCGGTGAGTATCTTAATGAACCAATAGGTGAAGCAACCCTAAATAAATTTAGTGATGGAGAGATTTCTGTTCAAATCACAGAAAGTGTTAGAGGTCAAGATGTATTTATTATTCAACCTACTTGTGCTCCAACAAACGACAATTTAATGGAATTATTAATTATGATTGATGCATTAAAAAGATCAAGTGCAAAATCAATTTCTGCTGTTATTCCTTATTATGGATATGCAAGACAAGATAGAAAAGCTGCTCCTAGAGTTCCAATTTCTGCAAAACTTGTTGCTGATTTATTAGAAAAAGCAGGGATTAACAGAGTTATTACTATTGATTTACATGCTGCACAAATTCAAGGTTTTTTTAATGTACCAGTTGATAATTTATTTGGTTCTATTATGTTTGTTAATTATATAAAATCTAAAAAATTAGCTAATCCAATTATTGCAAGTCCAGATATTGGTGGAGTAGCACGTGCTAGAAGTTATGCTAATAAATTAGGATATGATTTAGTAATTGTTGATAAAAAAAGAGAAAAAGCAAATGTTTCTGAAGTTATGAATATCATTGGAGATGTTAATGGGAAAGATGTTATCCTTGTAGATGATATGGTTGATACTGCTGGTACATTAGTTAAAGCAGCTGAAGTACTTAAAAAGAAAGGTGCAACTTCTGTGATGGCATGTTGTACACATGGAGTATTAAGTGGTCCAGCTTATGAAAGAATTGAAAATGGTGTTTTAGATGAATTAGTTATCTCAGATACTATTCCATCAAAACAAACTTCTAGTAAAATTACTGTTTTAACGGCTTCTGAGATTATTGGTGAAACAATTAAAAGAATTCACAATAATGAATCAGTAAACTCAATATTTAAATATTAA
- the hisA gene encoding 1-(5-phosphoribosyl)-5-[(5-phosphoribosylamino)methylideneamino]imidazole-4-carboxamide isomerase encodes MDILPAIDLKDGKAVRLSKGLMESAKIYSDEPWQVAKKFEELGSKWLHIVDLNGAFAGEPANLEQIKKIRENCNLKIELGGGIRDEETIKMYVELGVDRLILGSIAVKDPQFVKEMASKYPIAVGIDAKDGMVAVEGWAEVSNMKATDLAREFANAGVQAIICTDISKDGMLCGVNVEFTEAIAQASGIETIASGGVKDISDIVNCKNNGNISGVIVGKAFYEGTIDLQEAFKIL; translated from the coding sequence TTGGATATATTACCAGCGATTGATTTAAAAGATGGGAAAGCTGTAAGATTAAGTAAAGGACTTATGGAAAGTGCAAAAATATACTCAGATGAGCCTTGGCAAGTGGCAAAAAAGTTTGAAGAATTAGGGAGTAAATGGCTTCATATTGTTGATTTAAATGGAGCATTTGCAGGAGAGCCTGCAAACCTAGAGCAAATAAAAAAAATAAGAGAAAATTGTAATTTAAAAATAGAACTTGGTGGTGGAATTAGAGATGAAGAGACTATCAAGATGTATGTAGAACTAGGTGTTGATAGGTTAATTTTAGGTTCAATTGCAGTAAAAGACCCACAATTTGTAAAAGAGATGGCAAGTAAATACCCAATTGCTGTTGGAATTGATGCAAAAGATGGGATGGTAGCTGTTGAAGGTTGGGCAGAGGTTTCAAATATGAAAGCTACAGATCTTGCACGCGAGTTTGCAAATGCTGGTGTTCAAGCTATTATTTGTACAGATATTAGTAAAGATGGAATGTTATGTGGAGTAAATGTTGAATTTACAGAAGCTATTGCACAAGCTAGTGGAATTGAAACTATTGCAAGTGGAGGAGTTAAAGATATTTCTGATATTGTAAATTGTAAAAACAATGGTAATATTTCTGGTGTAATAGTAGGAAAAGCCTTTTATGAAGGAACTATTGATTTACAAGAGGCTTTTAAAATCTTATAA